One Cellulosimicrobium protaetiae genomic region harbors:
- a CDS encoding molybdopterin-dependent oxidoreductase codes for MRLSPADGVQPGAAPASPDGAAQVRPRPDRGDRASSLPLTVAPRDFPTNRGGLCQKGWTSATVLRATDRITTPLLRGADGELRSASWDEALDVVVGGIERVQAEHGRDAVAIFGGGGLTNEKAYALGKFARTVLRTANIDYNGRFCMASAAAGANRAFGADRGLPFPLADLGGADAVLLLGSNLAETMPPSVQHLAGVRSRGGLVVVDPRRSATAALTGEPGDVVGPVGAPDDGRSPGLPVPPPGAGPVGDQGVHLQPVPGTDLVVLLALLHVVVTEGLVDEEYVAARTAGFDDVRRSVTAWWPERAETVCGVPAERLRYVARLLAAASPAHGGAGAYVLTGRGVEQSSQGTATVTAAINLALALGLPGRVGSGYGAITGQGNGQGGREHGQKADQLPGYRKIDDPAARAHVAAVWGVDPATIPGPGMPAVKLLQSLGTPAQDREPAEVRPRALLVHGSNVVVSAPDADRVAANLRALDLLVVCDLVPSETALLADVVLPVTQWAEEEGTMTSLEGRVIRRRRAVDAPGEARSELWILAELARRLGSDVSFPTDPAVVFDELARASAGGVADYSGLSHARLDADERDGGPGLYWPVPAAEHPGTPRTFLDRFATPDGRARMVAVDHVGPSDDVRPDAPLYLVTGRVLQHYQSGAQTRRVPELDRLVPEPFVELHPLLGVRLGVGDGDRARLTTRRGEIEAVARWTDRIRPDTVFMPFHWSGEGSVNRVTTDATDPISGMPEFKVCAVDLRRAPDPQEVGA; via the coding sequence ATGCGGCTGTCCCCGGCTGACGGCGTCCAGCCCGGCGCCGCACCCGCGTCGCCGGACGGCGCGGCGCAGGTCCGTCCGCGGCCGGACCGCGGCGACCGCGCGTCGTCCCTCCCGCTGACGGTCGCCCCGCGCGACTTCCCGACCAACCGCGGCGGCCTGTGCCAGAAGGGCTGGACGAGCGCGACGGTGCTCCGCGCGACCGACCGGATCACGACCCCGCTGCTGCGCGGCGCCGACGGCGAGCTGCGGTCGGCGTCGTGGGACGAGGCGCTGGACGTCGTCGTCGGAGGGATCGAGCGCGTCCAGGCCGAGCACGGCCGGGACGCGGTCGCGATCTTCGGGGGCGGGGGCCTGACGAACGAGAAGGCCTACGCGCTCGGCAAGTTCGCGCGCACCGTGCTGCGGACCGCGAACATCGACTACAACGGGCGCTTCTGCATGGCGTCCGCGGCCGCGGGCGCGAACCGGGCGTTCGGCGCGGACCGCGGGCTCCCGTTCCCCCTCGCCGACCTCGGCGGTGCGGACGCCGTGCTCCTGCTCGGCTCGAACCTCGCCGAGACGATGCCGCCGTCGGTCCAGCACCTCGCGGGCGTGCGCTCGCGGGGCGGGCTCGTCGTCGTGGACCCGCGCCGCAGCGCGACGGCGGCGCTCACGGGGGAGCCCGGGGACGTCGTCGGGCCGGTGGGCGCGCCCGACGACGGCCGCTCGCCCGGGCTCCCCGTCCCACCTCCGGGCGCGGGGCCGGTGGGCGACCAGGGCGTGCACCTGCAACCCGTGCCCGGCACCGACCTCGTGGTGCTGCTCGCGCTGCTGCACGTCGTGGTCACGGAAGGGCTCGTCGACGAGGAGTACGTCGCGGCGCGGACAGCCGGGTTCGACGACGTCCGGCGCTCCGTCACGGCGTGGTGGCCCGAGCGGGCGGAGACGGTGTGCGGGGTCCCGGCCGAGCGGCTGCGGTACGTCGCGCGTCTCCTCGCCGCGGCGTCGCCCGCCCACGGCGGCGCGGGTGCCTACGTGCTCACGGGGCGCGGCGTCGAGCAGTCGTCGCAGGGCACCGCGACGGTGACGGCCGCGATCAACCTCGCGCTCGCGCTCGGGCTGCCGGGCCGCGTGGGCTCCGGGTACGGCGCGATCACGGGCCAGGGCAACGGGCAGGGCGGGCGCGAGCACGGGCAGAAGGCCGACCAGCTCCCGGGCTACCGCAAGATCGACGACCCGGCCGCGCGCGCTCACGTCGCGGCGGTGTGGGGCGTGGACCCGGCGACGATCCCCGGCCCGGGCATGCCCGCGGTGAAGCTGCTGCAGTCCTTGGGCACCCCGGCCCAGGACCGAGAACCGGCCGAGGTGCGTCCGCGCGCGCTCCTCGTGCACGGGTCGAACGTCGTCGTGAGTGCCCCGGACGCGGATCGGGTCGCCGCGAACCTGCGCGCCCTCGACCTGCTCGTGGTGTGCGATCTCGTGCCGTCCGAGACGGCGCTGCTCGCCGACGTCGTGCTGCCCGTGACGCAGTGGGCCGAGGAGGAGGGCACCATGACGTCGCTCGAGGGGCGCGTGATCCGCCGCCGTCGCGCCGTCGACGCGCCCGGCGAGGCGCGCTCGGAGCTGTGGATCCTCGCCGAGCTCGCGCGCCGCCTGGGTTCGGACGTGTCCTTCCCGACCGACCCCGCCGTCGTGTTCGACGAGCTCGCGCGCGCCTCCGCGGGCGGCGTCGCCGACTACTCGGGGCTCAGCCACGCGCGCCTGGATGCGGACGAGCGCGACGGCGGCCCAGGGCTGTACTGGCCGGTCCCCGCGGCGGAGCACCCCGGGACACCGCGGACGTTCCTCGACCGGTTCGCGACCCCGGACGGACGCGCGCGGATGGTCGCGGTGGACCACGTCGGGCCGAGCGACGACGTACGCCCCGACGCCCCGCTCTACCTCGTCACCGGTCGCGTGCTCCAGCACTACCAGTCGGGCGCCCAGACGCGCCGTGTTCCCGAGCTCGACCGCCTCGTCCCGGAGCCGTTCGTCGAGCTGCACCCGCTCCTCGGCGTGCGGCTCGGGGTCGGTGACGGCGACCGTGCCCGCCTCACGACGCGTCGCGGCGAGATCGAGGCCGTCGCGCGCTGGACCGACCGGATCCGCCCGGACACCGTCTTCATGCCCTTCCACTGGAGCGGGGAGGGGAGCGTCAACCGCGTCACGACCGACGCGACCGACCCGATCTCGGGCATGCCCGAGTTCAAGGTGTGCGCCGTGGACCTGCGGCGCGCACCCGACCCGCAGGAGGTGGGCGCATGA
- a CDS encoding MFS transporter translates to MSAPTSPTTHEGEQSAEHPSGAATTATVGTSASEATTAVGPTTATTADRTTAAPARRSGRWIDRWDPEDPTFWRDGGRRVATRNLWISVFAEFLGFAVWALWSIVVPQLPAAGFAFTVDQQFWLIAVPSLVGATLRIPYTFAVPLFGGRNWTVVSALLLLLPTTALAVAVQDPGTPFGVMLAVAALAGFGGGNFASSMANISFFYPEREKGKALGLNAAGGNLGTAVVQLAVPLVIVAGAGVALERAGLMMIPFILLAAFLAWRFMDNLSTAKADPKSFAAATRNKHTWIISFLYIGTFGSFIGYAGAFPMLLKGQFPEVTLSIAFLGALVGSVTRPLGGVIADRVGGTRVTIASYGVMALGAFGAIQALQSHSFGLFFASFLVLFVATGIGNGSTYRMIPAVFQASAVPGGALDGSTAVDATALDEARARARKAAAGCIGIAGAIGAFGGFLIPRGFAASTSLAGSLVPALWTFIGMYAVMAVVAWAVYLRKGSALASAGI, encoded by the coding sequence ATGTCCGCGCCCACGAGCCCCACCACTCACGAGGGTGAGCAGTCCGCAGAGCACCCCTCCGGCGCCGCGACCACCGCGACCGTCGGGACGTCCGCGTCCGAGGCCACGACCGCCGTCGGGCCGACGACGGCCACGACGGCCGACCGCACGACGGCCGCCCCGGCCCGTCGTTCGGGCCGCTGGATCGACCGCTGGGACCCGGAGGACCCGACGTTCTGGCGCGACGGCGGCCGGAGGGTCGCGACGCGCAACCTGTGGATCTCGGTGTTCGCGGAGTTCCTCGGCTTCGCGGTCTGGGCCCTGTGGTCGATCGTCGTACCGCAGCTCCCCGCGGCCGGGTTCGCGTTCACGGTCGACCAGCAGTTCTGGCTCATCGCCGTGCCGAGCCTCGTCGGCGCGACGCTGCGCATCCCGTACACGTTCGCGGTGCCGCTGTTCGGCGGCCGCAACTGGACCGTGGTCTCCGCGCTCCTGCTCCTGCTCCCGACGACGGCGCTCGCGGTCGCGGTGCAGGACCCGGGGACGCCTTTCGGCGTGATGCTCGCGGTCGCAGCGCTCGCCGGGTTCGGCGGCGGGAACTTCGCGTCGTCGATGGCGAACATCTCGTTCTTCTACCCGGAGAGGGAGAAGGGCAAGGCGCTGGGCCTCAACGCCGCGGGCGGCAACCTGGGGACGGCGGTCGTCCAGCTCGCGGTGCCGCTCGTCATCGTCGCCGGTGCGGGCGTCGCGCTCGAGCGCGCGGGCCTCATGATGATCCCGTTCATCCTGCTCGCGGCGTTCCTCGCGTGGCGCTTCATGGACAACCTGTCCACCGCCAAGGCCGACCCGAAGTCGTTCGCCGCCGCGACCCGGAACAAGCACACGTGGATCATCTCGTTCCTCTACATCGGGACGTTCGGGTCGTTCATCGGCTACGCCGGGGCGTTCCCGATGCTGCTCAAGGGCCAGTTCCCCGAGGTGACGCTGTCGATCGCGTTCCTCGGTGCGCTCGTCGGCTCGGTCACGCGACCCCTCGGCGGCGTCATCGCGGACCGGGTGGGCGGCACGCGCGTCACCATCGCGTCGTACGGGGTGATGGCGCTCGGGGCGTTCGGCGCGATCCAGGCGCTCCAGTCGCACAGCTTCGGGCTCTTCTTCGCGTCATTCCTCGTCCTGTTCGTCGCGACGGGGATCGGCAACGGCTCGACCTACCGCATGATCCCCGCCGTCTTCCAGGCGAGCGCCGTCCCGGGCGGTGCGCTCGACGGCTCGACCGCTGTCGACGCCACCGCGCTGGACGAGGCCCGTGCCCGTGCCCGCAAGGCCGCGGCGGGGTGCATCGGGATCGCCGGCGCGATCGGCGCCTTCGGCGGGTTCCTCATCCCGCGCGGCTTCGCGGCCTCGACGAGCCTCGCGGGCTCGCTCGTCCCGGCGCTGTGGACGTTCATCGGGATGTACGCGGTCATGGCGGTCGTCGCCTGGGCCGTGTACCTGCGCAAGGGGTCGGCGCTCGCGTCGGCCGGGATCTGA
- the nirB gene encoding nitrite reductase large subunit NirB, which yields MTGPQTDPAPAPGAPRHLVVVGGGMVAQRLVEALRARDADGAWRVSVFAEEPRKPYDRVALTSYFSARDAEELTLGDPALWDDPLVTLHRDCAVTSIDRDTQTVTDRLGRVHAYDELVLATGSNAAMPPIPGNDLPGVFVYRTIDDVAALRGWVEEKRRHATTEGGWERPVRGAVIGGGLLGLEAAGALKALGAQATVIQFGTHMMDAQIDLGGGEALKRLINGMGIAVRCNTGTKEMKVSRKTGHVGRLDFADGGRLDVDVVVVATGVRPRDELARSAGLAIGERGGAVVDLACRTEDEHVWAVGEVACIEGRCIGLVAPGYAMAEVVADRLLGGEATFPGADTATKLKLQGVDVASFGDAFGRTEGAMELVWADPVAGVYKKLVLSDDARTLLGGVFVGDATPYASLRPMLGAELPGDPGLFLLPEGSGGGAPSLELPDDATVCSCNNVSAGTIRGAVTEHGCTDLAGVKACTRAGTSCGSCVPLVKKITTTELTRAGVEVSNALCEHFDLSRAQLFDAVRVAELHTFSEIIGRFGRVPEPVTDTQGAVLVRDAGRGCDICKPTVASILASLGNGHILDGEQATLQDTNDHVMANMQKDGTYSVVPRIPGGEITPDGLLVIGQVAKDFGLYTKITGGQRIDMFGARIEQLPHIWRRLVEHGFESGHAYGKSLRTVKSCVGSTWCRFGVQDSVGMAVELELRYRGLRSPHKLKLGVSGCARECAEARGKDVGVIATDKGWNVYVGGNGGFTPRHAQLLAEDLDDEALIRTIDRFLMYYVRTADRLQRTAAWVEDYEGGLDAIREVIVEDSLGIGADLDAAMSRHVGDYEDEWRAVLEDPEKLRRFGSFVNAPAEPDPDLAYVTERGQIRPATADERATLEEARAAGLATVPAGPVVIAGSTLEVRR from the coding sequence GTGACCGGACCTCAGACCGATCCTGCCCCCGCCCCCGGCGCGCCCCGCCACCTCGTCGTCGTCGGCGGCGGCATGGTCGCGCAGCGGCTCGTCGAGGCGCTGCGCGCACGCGACGCCGACGGCGCGTGGCGCGTCTCGGTGTTCGCCGAGGAGCCCCGCAAGCCGTACGACCGCGTCGCCCTCACGAGCTACTTCTCGGCGCGCGACGCCGAGGAGCTCACGCTCGGCGACCCGGCCCTGTGGGACGACCCGCTGGTCACGCTGCACCGCGACTGCGCGGTGACGTCGATCGACCGCGACACGCAGACCGTCACCGACCGCCTCGGGCGCGTGCACGCCTACGACGAGCTCGTCCTCGCGACCGGCTCGAACGCCGCGATGCCGCCCATCCCCGGCAACGACCTCCCGGGCGTGTTCGTCTACCGCACGATCGACGACGTCGCGGCCCTGCGCGGCTGGGTCGAGGAGAAGCGGCGCCACGCCACGACCGAGGGTGGCTGGGAGCGCCCGGTGCGCGGCGCGGTGATCGGCGGCGGCCTGCTGGGCCTCGAGGCCGCGGGCGCGCTCAAGGCGCTCGGTGCGCAGGCCACGGTCATCCAGTTCGGCACGCACATGATGGACGCGCAGATCGACCTGGGCGGCGGCGAAGCCCTCAAGCGCCTCATCAACGGCATGGGCATCGCGGTCCGGTGCAACACCGGGACCAAGGAGATGAAGGTCTCCCGCAAGACCGGGCACGTGGGGCGGCTCGACTTCGCCGACGGCGGCCGGCTCGACGTCGACGTCGTGGTCGTCGCGACGGGCGTGCGTCCGCGCGACGAGCTCGCGCGGTCGGCGGGGCTCGCGATCGGGGAGCGCGGGGGTGCTGTCGTCGACCTCGCGTGCCGCACCGAGGACGAGCACGTGTGGGCCGTCGGCGAGGTCGCGTGCATCGAGGGCCGTTGCATCGGCCTCGTCGCACCGGGGTACGCGATGGCGGAGGTCGTCGCGGACCGCCTGCTCGGCGGCGAGGCGACGTTCCCGGGCGCCGACACGGCGACCAAGCTCAAGCTCCAGGGCGTCGACGTCGCGAGCTTCGGCGACGCGTTCGGCCGCACCGAGGGCGCGATGGAGCTCGTCTGGGCCGACCCGGTCGCGGGCGTCTACAAGAAGCTCGTCCTGTCCGACGACGCGCGCACGCTCCTGGGCGGCGTGTTCGTCGGGGACGCCACGCCATACGCGTCGCTGCGGCCGATGCTGGGGGCGGAGCTCCCCGGGGACCCGGGACTGTTCCTGCTCCCCGAGGGGTCCGGCGGCGGGGCGCCGAGCCTCGAGCTGCCCGACGACGCCACCGTGTGCTCGTGCAACAACGTCAGCGCGGGCACGATCCGCGGCGCGGTCACCGAGCACGGGTGCACCGACCTCGCGGGCGTCAAGGCGTGCACCCGGGCGGGGACGAGCTGCGGGTCGTGCGTGCCGCTCGTCAAGAAGATCACGACGACGGAGCTCACCCGGGCGGGCGTCGAGGTCTCGAACGCGCTGTGCGAGCACTTCGACCTCTCGCGCGCGCAGCTGTTCGACGCGGTGCGGGTCGCGGAGCTGCATACGTTCAGCGAGATCATCGGGCGGTTCGGGCGTGTTCCTGAACCGGTCACCGACACCCAGGGCGCCGTGCTGGTGCGCGACGCCGGCCGCGGCTGCGACATCTGCAAGCCCACCGTCGCGTCGATCCTCGCCTCCCTCGGCAACGGCCACATCCTCGACGGCGAGCAGGCGACGCTCCAGGACACCAACGACCACGTCATGGCCAACATGCAGAAGGACGGCACGTACTCCGTCGTCCCGCGCATCCCCGGGGGCGAGATCACGCCCGACGGACTCCTCGTCATCGGGCAGGTCGCCAAGGACTTCGGGCTGTACACGAAGATCACGGGCGGCCAGCGCATCGACATGTTCGGCGCGCGCATCGAGCAGCTCCCGCACATCTGGCGCCGGCTCGTGGAGCACGGGTTCGAGTCCGGGCACGCGTACGGCAAGTCGCTGCGCACGGTGAAGTCGTGCGTCGGGTCGACGTGGTGCCGGTTCGGGGTGCAGGACTCGGTGGGCATGGCCGTCGAGCTCGAGCTGCGGTACCGCGGGCTGCGTTCCCCGCACAAGCTCAAGCTCGGCGTCTCCGGGTGCGCGCGCGAGTGCGCGGAGGCACGCGGCAAGGACGTCGGGGTCATCGCGACGGACAAGGGCTGGAACGTGTACGTCGGCGGCAACGGCGGGTTCACGCCCCGCCACGCGCAGCTCCTCGCCGAGGACCTGGACGACGAGGCGCTGATCCGCACGATCGACCGCTTCCTCATGTACTACGTCCGCACGGCCGACCGCCTGCAGCGCACGGCCGCGTGGGTCGAGGACTACGAGGGTGGCCTCGACGCGATCCGCGAGGTGATCGTCGAGGACTCGCTCGGCATCGGAGCCGACCTCGACGCCGCGATGTCGCGCCACGTCGGCGACTACGAGGACGAGTGGCGCGCGGTCCTGGAGGACCCGGAGAAGCTGCGCCGGTTCGGCTCCTTCGTCAACGCGCCCGCCGAGCCCGACCCCGACCTCGCGTACGTCACCGAGCGCGGCCAGATCCGGCCCGCGACGGCGGACGAGCGCGCCACCCTGGAGGAGGCCCGCGCCGCGGGTCTCGCCACCGTCCCCGCCGGCCCCGTCGTGATCGCCGGCAGCACCCTGGAGGTCCGTCGATGA
- a CDS encoding FAD-dependent oxidoreductase has translation MTRVVVVGNGMVGSRFASDLVARCGTSPGTAAVEVTVLGAEEYEPYNRVLLSEVVAGKVDVAAIGLPGADDARVTVRRGTEAIAIDRAARRVVTGEGVYPYDVVVLATGAAARVPDLPGLTDLPGGLPRGAHALRTLDDAREIVAASLNARHAVVVGAGVLGLEVACGLARRGVAVSLVHGGGSVMDRQLDRAAGGVVARSLAGLGVRTWTRASTERVVVADGSVRGVTLRVPDGGAPAGPSARPGGGPAGAGDDATRLVDLEADLLVLACGTVPEAGLARAAGLAVDRGVVVGHDLASPDDPRVFAIGDCAQPPEGGTGLIAQGWDQSRRLAECVAGRVAEAAEPGGAGRSGAALGAAPGRPRVRLVDADRPSMALRLAMNVVARPLGATTVPGQASSGSGTGSAEPGPAGHERPRGAANLGSGGGSTTGTDVVRVKAAGLEIVTMGVCGDRRAPDPAHRSVTLSDPASGRHVEVVVADGLLVGATCVGAPDVGADLTATYTRRVPVPADPAHLLLRPVAQAPAPASSPTHMPDRTTVCTCNGVTKGDVVGCWHDGARSVDDVARATRATTGCGGCKDVVCGLVDWLAKADPEQPQGEAASARVGLSA, from the coding sequence ATGACGCGCGTCGTCGTGGTCGGCAACGGCATGGTCGGGTCGCGGTTCGCGAGCGACCTCGTGGCGCGGTGCGGTACTTCCCCGGGGACGGCCGCCGTCGAGGTCACCGTGCTGGGGGCCGAGGAGTACGAGCCGTACAACCGCGTGCTGCTCAGCGAGGTCGTCGCGGGAAAGGTCGACGTCGCGGCGATCGGGCTGCCCGGCGCCGACGACGCGCGTGTCACCGTCCGGCGTGGCACCGAGGCCATCGCGATCGACCGCGCCGCGCGCCGCGTCGTCACGGGCGAGGGCGTGTACCCGTACGACGTCGTCGTGCTCGCGACCGGGGCGGCCGCGCGGGTCCCCGACCTGCCGGGCCTGACGGACCTGCCCGGCGGGCTCCCGCGGGGCGCGCACGCGCTGCGCACGCTCGACGACGCGCGCGAGATCGTCGCGGCGTCGCTCAACGCCCGCCACGCCGTCGTCGTCGGGGCAGGTGTCCTCGGGCTCGAGGTCGCGTGCGGGCTCGCGCGCCGCGGCGTCGCGGTGAGCCTCGTGCACGGGGGTGGGAGCGTCATGGACCGCCAGCTCGACCGCGCCGCGGGCGGTGTCGTCGCGCGCAGCCTCGCCGGCCTCGGAGTGCGGACCTGGACCCGCGCGAGCACCGAGCGCGTCGTCGTGGCGGACGGCTCCGTGCGCGGCGTGACGCTCCGGGTGCCCGACGGCGGGGCTCCTGCCGGGCCGTCGGCCCGCCCGGGCGGCGGCCCAGCGGGAGCCGGGGACGATGCGACGCGGCTCGTCGACCTCGAGGCCGACCTGCTCGTGCTCGCGTGCGGCACCGTGCCCGAGGCCGGGCTCGCGCGTGCGGCGGGCCTCGCGGTCGACCGGGGGGTCGTCGTCGGGCACGACCTGGCCAGCCCGGACGACCCGCGCGTCTTCGCGATCGGCGACTGCGCCCAGCCGCCCGAGGGTGGCACGGGGCTGATCGCGCAGGGGTGGGACCAGTCGCGTCGGCTCGCGGAATGCGTCGCGGGACGGGTCGCCGAGGCGGCAGAGCCGGGTGGCGCGGGGAGGTCGGGCGCCGCGCTGGGGGCGGCGCCGGGCCGCCCCCGGGTCCGCCTGGTCGACGCCGACCGGCCGAGCATGGCGCTGCGCCTCGCCATGAACGTCGTCGCGCGCCCGCTCGGGGCGACCACCGTGCCGGGCCAGGCGTCGTCGGGCTCCGGCACCGGCTCCGCGGAGCCTGGTCCCGCGGGGCACGAGCGTCCTCGCGGAGCCGCGAACCTCGGTTCCGGCGGGGGTTCGACGACCGGGACCGACGTCGTGCGCGTCAAGGCCGCGGGGCTCGAGATCGTGACGATGGGCGTGTGCGGCGATCGCCGCGCGCCGGACCCCGCCCACCGCTCCGTGACGCTGAGCGACCCCGCGTCGGGCCGGCACGTCGAGGTGGTCGTCGCGGACGGGCTGCTCGTGGGGGCGACGTGCGTCGGCGCGCCGGACGTGGGAGCCGACCTCACGGCCACCTACACGCGCCGGGTCCCCGTGCCGGCCGACCCGGCCCATCTGCTGCTCCGGCCCGTCGCGCAGGCTCCCGCGCCGGCGTCGTCCCCGACGCACATGCCCGACCGCACGACGGTGTGCACGTGCAACGGCGTGACGAAGGGCGACGTCGTCGGGTGCTGGCACGACGGCGCCCGCAGCGTCGACGACGTCGCGCGGGCCACGCGCGCGACGACGGGCTGCGGCGGGTGCAAGGACGTCGTGTGCGGGCTGGTCGACTGGCTCGCGAAGGCCGACCCGGAGCAGCCGCAGGGCGAGGCGGCCTCGGCGCGCGTCGGCCTCAGCGCGTGA
- a CDS encoding dihydrolipoamide acetyltransferase family protein, with amino-acid sequence MPTFEKFNLPDAGEGLTEAEIVQWHVAVGDAVTVNQTIVEIETAKSLVELPSPYTGVVTEILTPEGTTVEVGVPIIVVDTDPTGSAPSAPKAPAGVVPDGADAAPAPASPSAGDRPDGAASPAATGAGVDGPAASAAPAAGGSGSVLVGYGTVEPGSARRRRRATEPAPTAPPAASGPVHSAPEPAAPSVPAAAPRATAPAPASAAVGHVHLPVLAKPPVRKLAKDLGVDLASVAGTGPGGIVTREDVQAYHEQAKAQPLATYADDDQPWLATGAVTPDGRQTRVPVKSVRKRTAEAMVTSAFTAPHVTVFHTVDVTKTMRLVHTLREDREFADVRVTPLLVTAKALLLAVRRHPEINASWDDAAQEIVYKHYVNLGIAAATPRGLVVPNIKDAHRLDLHGLAGEIADLTATARAGRTSPTDMSDGTITITNVGVFGIDTGTPILNPGEAAILAFGAIREQPWVHKGKIKKRWVTQLALSFDHRLVDGELGARVLADVAKVLEDPARGLVWG; translated from the coding sequence GTGCCCACCTTCGAGAAGTTCAACCTCCCCGACGCGGGCGAGGGTCTCACCGAGGCCGAGATCGTGCAGTGGCACGTCGCCGTCGGCGACGCCGTGACGGTCAACCAGACGATCGTCGAGATCGAGACGGCGAAGTCGCTCGTCGAGCTCCCGTCGCCGTACACGGGCGTCGTCACGGAGATCCTCACGCCCGAGGGGACGACGGTCGAGGTCGGCGTGCCGATCATCGTCGTGGACACCGACCCCACGGGGTCGGCACCGTCTGCACCCAAGGCGCCGGCTGGCGTCGTGCCCGACGGCGCGGACGCGGCTCCGGCTCCCGCCTCGCCCTCCGCGGGTGACCGGCCCGACGGCGCGGCGTCGCCCGCCGCGACCGGCGCGGGTGTCGACGGCCCGGCGGCGAGCGCTGCTCCGGCGGCGGGCGGGTCCGGCTCGGTGCTCGTCGGCTACGGCACGGTCGAGCCGGGCTCGGCGCGTCGCCGTCGCCGCGCCACGGAACCCGCCCCGACGGCCCCGCCCGCGGCGTCGGGCCCCGTGCACAGCGCCCCCGAACCCGCAGCACCCAGCGTGCCCGCCGCGGCACCCCGCGCGACCGCACCGGCGCCGGCGAGCGCCGCCGTCGGGCACGTGCACCTGCCCGTGCTCGCCAAGCCGCCGGTCCGCAAGCTCGCCAAAGATCTCGGGGTCGACCTCGCGAGCGTCGCGGGCACGGGTCCGGGCGGGATCGTCACGCGCGAGGACGTGCAGGCGTACCACGAGCAGGCGAAGGCGCAGCCGCTCGCGACGTACGCCGACGACGACCAACCGTGGCTCGCGACCGGCGCCGTCACGCCCGACGGCCGCCAGACGCGCGTCCCCGTGAAGTCGGTGCGCAAGCGCACGGCCGAGGCGATGGTGACGAGCGCGTTCACCGCCCCGCACGTCACCGTGTTCCACACCGTCGACGTCACCAAGACCATGCGCCTCGTCCACACCCTGCGCGAGGACCGCGAGTTCGCCGACGTGCGTGTCACCCCGCTGCTCGTCACGGCGAAGGCGCTGCTCCTCGCGGTGCGCCGCCACCCGGAGATCAACGCGAGCTGGGACGACGCCGCGCAGGAGATCGTCTACAAGCACTACGTGAACCTGGGGATCGCGGCCGCGACGCCGCGCGGGCTCGTCGTGCCGAACATCAAGGACGCGCACCGCCTCGACCTGCACGGCCTCGCGGGCGAGATCGCGGACCTCACCGCGACCGCGCGCGCGGGCCGCACGTCGCCCACCGACATGTCCGACGGCACCATCACCATCACGAACGTCGGCGTGTTCGGCATCGACACCGGCACGCCGATCCTCAACCCCGGCGAGGCCGCGATACTCGCGTTCGGCGCGATCCGCGAGCAGCCGTGGGTCCACAAGGGCAAGATCAAGAAGCGCTGGGTCACGCAGCTCGCCCTGAGCTTCGACCACCGCCTCGTCGACGGCGAGCTCGGCGCGCGCGTCCTGGCCGACGTCGCGAAGGTCCTGGAAGACCCGGCCCGAGGCCTCGTCTGGGGCTGA
- the nirD gene encoding nitrite reductase small subunit NirD: protein MSVASAEQAGPVTMETTEWERVCLLRDLLVERGAAALVGGVQVALFRLPDDTVRVVQQRDPYSGANVMSRGIVGTRGGVPTVAGPMYKQVFDLATGRCLEAAGYVPVQGLAPDLATWPAEVRDGVVHVGDRPVARPDATADGAP from the coding sequence ATGAGCGTCGCGTCAGCAGAGCAGGCCGGCCCGGTAACGATGGAGACCACGGAGTGGGAGCGCGTGTGCCTCCTGCGCGACCTGCTCGTCGAGCGCGGCGCCGCCGCCCTCGTGGGCGGCGTGCAGGTCGCGCTGTTCCGCCTCCCGGACGACACCGTGCGCGTGGTGCAGCAGCGCGACCCGTACTCGGGCGCGAACGTCATGTCGCGCGGGATCGTCGGCACGCGCGGCGGCGTACCGACCGTGGCTGGCCCGATGTACAAGCAGGTCTTCGACCTCGCGACCGGCCGGTGCCTCGAGGCTGCCGGGTACGTGCCCGTCCAGGGCCTCGCCCCGGACCTGGCGACGTGGCCCGCCGAGGTGCGCGACGGCGTCGTGCACGTCGGCGACCGTCCCGTCGCCCGTCCGGACGCCACCGCGGACGGTGCGCCGTGA